A window from Bacillus mesophilus encodes these proteins:
- a CDS encoding esterase family protein: protein MHIEQFTHWSGELGREMLLKRYGHSGMPIVVFPSSGGTHSEYYDFGMIDVCHDFIESGKVQFFSLTSIDGESWLHDSKPAHDRALAHQAYDRYIISEAIPFIKHKTGWFDPMMTTGCSMGAYHALNFLLRHPDVFQTTVALSGVYDVRFFSGDYGNDPLVYENSPSDYIWNQNDGWFIDRYRSADIIICTGLGDWEQDGLPSYFTLKEAFKEKQIPAWFDEWGEDVSHDWVWWRSQMPHYLGKLFS from the coding sequence ATGCATATAGAACAGTTTACCCATTGGAGTGGTGAACTAGGACGTGAAATGCTGTTGAAAAGATATGGACACAGTGGCATGCCAATCGTAGTGTTTCCTTCATCTGGTGGGACGCATTCTGAATACTATGATTTTGGAATGATTGATGTGTGTCATGATTTTATTGAATCAGGAAAAGTTCAATTTTTTTCATTGACTAGTATAGATGGCGAAAGTTGGCTACACGATTCAAAACCGGCACATGACCGTGCATTAGCTCATCAAGCATATGACCGTTATATCATTTCAGAAGCTATACCATTTATTAAACATAAAACAGGTTGGTTTGATCCAATGATGACAACCGGCTGTAGTATGGGGGCATATCATGCGTTGAACTTTTTGTTGAGACATCCGGATGTCTTCCAAACAACCGTTGCACTTAGCGGAGTTTACGATGTACGTTTCTTTTCTGGTGATTACGGTAATGATCCCCTTGTATACGAAAATTCACCGAGTGATTATATATGGAATCAAAATGACGGTTGGTTTATTGATCGATATCGTTCAGCAGATATCATTATTTGTACCGGTCTTGGTGATTGGGAACAAGATGGGCTACCTTCATACTTTACATTAAAAGAAGCTTTTAAAGAAAAACAAATTCCAGCGTGGTTTGATGAGTGGGGCGAAGATGTGTCGCATGATTGGGTTTGGTGGCGATCTCAAATGCCGCATTATTTAGGAAAGTTATTTTCATAA
- a CDS encoding ATP-grasp domain-containing protein produces the protein MNFILISPYYPSNFQAFAHQLKGAGVTVLGVGEEPYDQLGPYLQNSLTEYYRVNNLEDSDEVKRAVAFLFYKYGPIDRIESNNEHWLELDAELREQFNVYGNKTNDLKIVKYKSEMKKLFKKADVPVVEGRIVKTNIDLYKSINELGLPVIAKPDKGVGSAATYKLSSEEDVRQFKEEWGEAQVYFLEPFVEGGVLCTFDGLVDQKGNIVFQSSFTYNVPTLELVKGQLDFAYVIQKEIDSKLETYGKRIVETFGMKERFFHIEFFKLENGDYVALEYNNRLAGGYTIDLYNFAYSIDLFAQYASLVTGGEFKESDVKNQFCVGITQRDAYAYQHDTNAIYERFGDRVRFEQRMPDAFAELQGNQFYAINAESHEEVDEIIHFVHERKKEIPLCI, from the coding sequence ATGAATTTTATTTTGATATCACCATATTATCCAAGTAATTTTCAGGCATTTGCTCATCAACTAAAAGGTGCAGGTGTCACTGTTTTAGGGGTTGGTGAAGAGCCATATGACCAATTAGGTCCCTACTTACAAAACTCTTTAACAGAATATTATCGGGTGAATAATCTAGAAGATTCAGATGAAGTGAAACGTGCCGTTGCCTTTTTGTTTTATAAATATGGTCCAATTGACCGCATTGAATCCAATAACGAACATTGGCTAGAACTTGATGCCGAGTTGCGTGAGCAATTTAACGTATACGGCAATAAAACGAATGACTTAAAAATAGTTAAGTATAAATCTGAAATGAAGAAGCTGTTTAAAAAAGCAGATGTGCCTGTTGTAGAAGGAAGAATCGTTAAAACTAATATTGATTTATATAAATCTATTAATGAATTAGGACTGCCCGTTATCGCTAAACCCGATAAGGGAGTTGGATCAGCTGCAACCTATAAATTAAGTTCAGAAGAGGATGTACGTCAGTTTAAAGAAGAATGGGGAGAAGCACAAGTGTACTTCTTAGAACCATTTGTTGAAGGAGGCGTGCTTTGTACATTTGATGGTTTAGTGGATCAGAAAGGGAATATTGTATTCCAATCAAGCTTTACATATAATGTGCCAACTCTGGAACTCGTTAAGGGTCAGTTGGATTTTGCATATGTAATTCAAAAAGAAATTGATTCTAAGCTCGAAACTTATGGAAAGAGGATTGTGGAAACTTTTGGAATGAAAGAACGGTTTTTCCATATTGAGTTCTTTAAATTAGAAAATGGGGATTATGTTGCACTTGAATATAATAACCGCTTGGCTGGCGGCTACACGATTGATCTGTACAATTTTGCGTACTCAATTGATTTATTTGCTCAGTATGCTTCTCTTGTGACAGGAGGAGAATTTAAGGAGTCCGATGTTAAAAATCAGTTTTGTGTCGGTATAACACAGCGTGATGCATATGCGTATCAACATGATACGAATGCCATTTATGAACGATTTGGCGACCGCGTGAGGTTTGAACAGCGCATGCCTGATGCATTTGCGGAACTCCAAGGAAATCAATTTTATGCGATTAATGCAGAATCGCATGAAGAAGTCGATGAAATTATCCATTTTGTACATGAGCGAAAAAAGGAGATTCCTCTATGCATATAG